One segment of Papaver somniferum cultivar HN1 unplaced genomic scaffold, ASM357369v1 unplaced-scaffold_81, whole genome shotgun sequence DNA contains the following:
- the LOC113345341 gene encoding uncharacterized protein LOC113345341, whose translation MEILSIPDTVNVMFTPTSPQKNLGYSKFLINRDSYSRISSGLSPIDAIAPPIVRRNLYKSAPRTLIRKRSRTRRRSLTGSDSDDGGDDGAENGFFGDDGPFGGSGSGGGGGGGRGWSYGGGSNWDDDEDEELLASADPAFDFVYEVISWIVLSNCVHFAFKKVVNMFNDANDDSTTSSREKVTVSVC comes from the coding sequence ATGGAGATTTTATCAATTCCTGATACGGTTAACGTTATGTTCACCCCCACCTCACCACAAAAAAACCTAGGGTATTCTAAATTCCTAATCAATCGCGATTCGTATTCAAGGATTTCATCAGGACTCTCACCGATTGACGCAATCGCACCACCGATCGTTAGGAGAAACTTGTATAAATCGGCACCTCGGACATTAATCAGAAAAAGAAGCCGAACTAGGAGAAGATCTTTAACTGGTAGTGATTCTGATGATGGTGGTGACGATGGTGCTGAAAATGGGTTTTTTGGTGATGATGGTCCGTTTGGTGGGAgtggaagtggtggtggtggtggtggcggaagaGGGTGGAGTTATGGTGGTGGATCAAATtgggatgatgatgaagacgaggaACTGTTAGCATCGGCTGATCCagcttttgattttgtttatgaggtAATTAGTTGGATTGTGCTTTCTAATTGTGTTCATTTCGCTTTTAAGAAAGTTGTGAATATGTTTAATGATGCTAATGATGATAGTACTACTTCGTCTAGAGAGAAAGTAACAGTTTCTgtctgttga